The following are encoded together in the Zingiber officinale cultivar Zhangliang chromosome 8A, Zo_v1.1, whole genome shotgun sequence genome:
- the LOC122009060 gene encoding probable apyrase 7, which produces MRLSLSLQDLKSFSKLYSREHSDLESNRNLGRAKPLHAFQTDGVGASFSKEKSSPTTPTKCKKWIKAIAWILALLLLFSLIFLGSRFFYPYLSHESSDYYVILDCGSTGTRVYVYKWYFDQKKGNLPIALRSLPEGPQRNTRTQSGRAYQRMETEPGFDKLVHNESGLRAALLPLLQWAEKQIPQHAHKDTSLFLYATAGVRRLPSSDSEWLLDHAWTILKNSSFFCRRDWVKIISGMEEAYYGWIALNHRMGLLGSFPSGKTYGSLDLGGSSLQVTFEMETPTHDETSVSLGIASANHHLSAYSLAGYGLNDAFDKSVAHLFKKHVNSKPNSNGKFLLKHPCLNTGYREEYTCSRCMSVNTEGSPLVGGKITSKKKIGTVVELLGAPQWKKCTALAKLTVNQSAWSNLSSGIDCKLKPCALTDGLPQPRGNFNAMSGFFVVFRFFNLTSKASLDDVLKMGQEFCGKSWELAKNSVAPQPFIEQYCFRAPYVTSLLRDGLHIKDKQVVIGAGSITWTLGVALLEAGQELSKRVELQGYKLLQSDMQPVILVVMILISIILLCCALSCVSNWLPQFFRRLYILLLRHKYGTHSVLNFPSPFRLRWSPVISGDGRVKEPLSPTTGGSNQHPFGMGHGLGGSNTQLSQASVLPLVATHNYSSGSLGQMQFGNGLGSFWSPHRGQATLQSRRSQSREDLNSSLADSHIVKI; this is translated from the exons ATGCGGCTTTCTTTGTCTCTTCAAGATCTGAAATCATTCTCTAAACTATATTCCAGGGAGCATAGTGACCTTGAAAGTAATAGAAATTTAGGACGTGCAAAACCTCTTCATGCTTTTCAGACGGATGGTGTTGGAGCAAGCTTTTCGAAGGAGAAGTCTTCTCCAACAACTCCAACTAAATGCAAAAAATGGATAAAGGCAATCGCCTGGATTCTTGCACTTTTACTATTGTTCTCATTGATCTTTCTAGGTTCACGATTCTTCTATCCTTATTTGTCACATGAATCATCCGATTATTATGTTATACTTGATTGTGGGAGTACTGGTACACGGGTTTATGTCTACAAGTGGTATTTTGACCAAAAGAAAGGAAATTTGCCTATTGCATTGAGATCATTGCCTGAAGGCCCTCAAAGGAATACTAGGACACAAAGCGGCCGTGCTTATCAGCGTATGGAAACAGAACCTGGTTTTGACAAACTAGTTCACAATGAATCTGGCTTAAGAGCTGCTTTGCTGCCACTTCTACAGTGGGCTGAGAAACAAATACCACAACATGCTCACAAAGATACATCTCTTTTTTTGTATGCTACAGCTGGAGTTCGTAGATTACCTAGCTCTGATTCAGAGTGGCTTCTTGACCATGCATGGACAATTTTGAAGAATTCATCATTTTTTTGCAGAAGAGACTGGGTTAAGATTATATCTGGTATGGAAGAAGCATATTATGGGTGGATAGCTCTCAACCATCGTATGGGTCTATTGGGTTCTTTTCCATCCGGAAAAACATATGGTTCACTTGATCTAGGTGGTTCATCCTTGCAAGTTACTTTTGAGATGGAGACACCCACACATGATGAAACAAGTGTAAGTTTGGGAATTGCTTCTGCCAATCATCATCTCAGTGCATATTCTCTGGCAGGTTATGGGTTGAATGATGCATTTGACAAGTCCGTGGCTCATCTTTTCAAAAAACATGTGAATTCAAAACCTAATTCTAATGGTAAGTTCCTCCTTAAACATCCTTGCTTGAATACTGGCTATAGGGAGGAGTACACATGTTCTCGCTGTATGTCTGTTAACACAGAAGGAAGTCCTTTGGTTGGGGGGAAAATCACAAGTAAGAAGAAGATTGGCACAGTTGTAGAACTGCTTGGTGCTCCTCAATGGAAAAAATGTACTGCTCTTGCCAAGTTAACAGTTAATCAGTCTGCATGGTCTAATTTGAGTTCTGGAATTGATTGTAAACTTAAGCCCTGTGCTCTCACTGATGGTCTACCACAGCCACGTGGAAATTTCAATGCCATGTCAGGTTTCTTTGTTGTTTTTCGCTTCTTTAACTTGACTTCTAAGGCTTCTCTTGATGATGTATTGAAAATGGGCCAAGAATTTTGTGGGAAATCATGGGAACTTGCAAAAAACAGTGTTGCACCCCAACCTTTTATAGAACAATATTGCTTTAGAGCTCCTTACGTTACATCCCTTTTGAGAGATGGTTTGCATATTAAGGATAAGCAGGTGGTTATCGGTGCTGGAAGTATTACTTGGACTCTAGGGGTTGCCTTGCTAGAGGCTGGGCAAGAATTGTCAAAGAGGGTTGAATTGCAAGGCTACAAACTACTGCAAAGTGACATGCAACCAGTTATTCTTGTCGTAATGATTTTGATCTCAATTATACTTCTTTGTTGTGCACTATCATGTGTAAGTAATTGGCTGCCTCAATTTTTCCGAAGATTATACATCTTACTTCTCCGGCATAAATATGGAACACACTCTGTTCTCAATTTCCCTTCTCCTTTCAGATTAAGGTGGAGTCCAGTTATATCAG GTGATGGAAGAGTAAAAGAACCACTTAGTCCTACAACTGGAGGTTCGAATCAGCATCCATTTGGCATGGGACATGGCTTGGGGGGCAGCAACACTCAGCTCAGTCAAGCTTCTGTGCTTCCTTTGGTTGCTACCCATAATTACTCATCTGGTAGTTTAGGCCAAATGCAATTTGGAAATGGACTTGGATCTTTCTGGTCGCCTCACCGTGGTCAGGCAACACTTCAGAGCCGGCGATCTCAGTCAAGAGAAGACCTTAACTCTTCATTAGCAGATTCCCACATAGTGAAGATATGA